The Paenibacillus beijingensis nucleotide sequence TAATCGAAATGTCGTTTCCCAGTTGGCTTTGAATCGTTTCGTATTGCCCTTTGCTAGTTGTGACATAGGAATCTTTAGCGAGACCATTTTGCTTCAACTGCCTCAGCACCCGCTGAACCATAGATTCATAATTCCCAGAATCGGACTTCAAAATTTTCAGAAATTGTTTGGAACGAGAGTCATTTGATAGAGGCCACAAACGTTTACCGGACCCACCGGATAATAATATTATTTTCATTATTCACTACCTTCTTAACGTTTAGACTTGATATATCGAGGCAATTGTAGCAGAGCATGAATGAAAGCTTTTGCTTTGGCAACCTTAAGTTCTTTTGTTTCAGATGTAAGCAGGACTGACTTACCAACATGCAAAATATATTTTATCCACTGTTTTAAATAGATTTGCGTAGAAAAATGTTTAAATATAAATAATAAACGATTACGGTAAACGTGATACACAAAAAATGGAGACCATTCTTTACTACTTCCTGTATGTATATGCCGGACAATGGAATCCGGAATATAAACGATCGTTTTCCCTTTTTCTCTGATTTTATAAGATAAGTCGGTATCTTCATAATACATAAAAAAGTATTCGTCAAAACCTTGTACATCATCAAAATCTGTTTTTAACATCATCATTGCAGCACCGCAAGCATTATTAATAAGAGTACGTTCAGAAAATTGTCCCTGGTCTTCTTGACAAAAACCGATATCATAGCCGTTATAGTTTTCATCGATACCGGATCCTGCATTTTGAACTAGCGTTCTTTTTAAGGTCTGAATAGTATTCTTGTTAAAAATAAATGTACTCCCTAGTTCTTCTGAAACTTCTTTTTCAACATCACCGATAACTAAACGATCATTCTCTGTGTGCTGAATTACATCAAATACAACAGTCTGCCCTTGTTCTAAATCGATAACCGGAATATAAAAAACCGTATGTCCAAAACAAACGAGCCGATCCTTCTCATAAAGAAGATTTGTGCAAAATTTAGGATCTACCCGATATGGTTCTCCGTTAATTGTAATATTAGTTGAAAGCATGAGTTTATCGGTTGTTTTGACTTGGACCTTCAAATAATCATAAAAGAAAACAAGTTTTGAGGAGACGATCCCTGCTCCGGAAGTTTTAATCCCGTGATACAGATTATAAAGCCAGTCCGGTTCAACTCTTGTATCATTGTTTAAAAATACGATATATTCTCCGTTAGCGTGCTTAACCCCGTAATTATTTCCGCCGGCAAAGCCCAAATTTTGACCCGGATTTAAAATTTTTAAGTTTTTGATTCTTGCTTCATAGTTATTTTTCAAATATGTAATCGAATCATCAATAGAATTGTTATCAACAACTATAATTTCATAGGAGATATCGGACGCCTTCAAAGTCAAAAACGAATCAAAAAGGTCTTTAAAGTACTTTTTTCCATTATAATTGACGATAATAATCGAAACATCAAAATGAGATACCATCAAAAATCTCCTTATTTTTTTGGTAAAATTTCTCGATCGAGAAATGGTCCGCTCTTTTATAACAATTTTTCGAAACGATCTCCCATTGTTTATTATTTTCCATCAATTCAAGAGTCAGTTCTAATAATTGTTGTTCATCATCCCACAGATAGCCATTAACCTCATTTTCCACAATTTCCGGTTGCCCCCCCTTATTAATAACGACCGGAACAACACCATAACTCATTGCTTCTACTGTCGTGATCCCAAAATGCTCCATTTTCTCTGGGAATTCAGCGTCGTTTTCCATATAGCCGGTTGCATGCCAAAAGATTTTTGCTTCCCTATATAAGGACTCAAGCTCTTCCAGGGAACAATTAAGATGAAGATAAATAGGATAGCCCTTTATTTTTTCTTGGATGCCCTGAATATATTTTAAATCCTCCTCCATGGAAGAAACGGCTCCGACCAAATGGTATTCCCACCCCTTAAACCGTTCAATGTTACGAATGAAAAAATCAATCATCCAATCCTGCTTTTTATTATGTGCTCCAACAAAAAAACGACCTACAGATAAAAGGATATCCTTTCTTTCCTCATTAACGGAGGCTCTTTTCTCCAGTAGCTCTTCTGAAAAAACCGGAGGATAAACGATCCGATTTTTCTTGCCGGTTTTCCATATGTATTCAAGCCAATGGTTGGTGAATAACGAATTCGATAGATAGTAGTCGTAACTTCTTCTAAACTGGAAATCCAAAAAACGCCATACCGCTCTAGTTGCTAACGAACCGCTATGAAACGACCGCTGAGGCGGAAACATGCAAGAATAAATATTTCTCTTTGCCCTTCCAATATGTTTGCTAAGATACATAAAGTTTATAAATAGATCATAGCCGGATGATAACTTCTCAATCCGTTTTTTATTTTGATAATGCTCCATCAAACTTCCCGGCTTAGGCAGATCCAACTTTTTTAACTTTGTATGACAGAGTTTAATGCCAAATCTGTCGCTAAAGGTTTCAATGGTCGGATAATCGTCTGCATTAATGTCTATATTGTTGTAGTTATGAACCAAAATATCAATTTCAACCGAATCATAATTGTTTTCAATGAATTTGCACAAATAACCCATATGCTTTTCCCCGCCCCCTAAAGTAGGGAAATACGGGTTTAACACAAGAACTTTCATCTACCCAGTCACCTTTCTCTATCTATAAGCTGTTTCTTTAACGCATCCAGTTCATAACTTTTAGCGTGATGCATTGACTCCAGACGATTTATTTCGTCCGTTTTGCTTTGAAGTTCTTGTTTAGTTTGTTCAATATATTGATGATGTTTCTTTTTTAAGTATTCCCATTCCACTGTCAGCGCTTTTAAAATTTCTTCTAACCCTTGATTGTCTATATGACATTGATGATGAATTTTTTTTAGATCCTCGTGATCAAATCTAAGGTTTTGATATTCCTCTTGAAGCAATTGATAGTTTTGAAGTTCATTTAGTATTTCTTGTTTTTCTTCATTTGAAGCCTCAATCTTCTGACGATTAACTTCCAACTCATACATTAGACTTGAAATTTTCGCTTTTAACTCCTCAATATGACCTTTTAGGCCCGGATACTTTAAATATACAACTTTCCCTTTACTAAACGGAGTTTGATGTTGGTTGCTTACTTGTTTTAACAACACATTAAATTTGGTAATATTATGCGAGAACCTATCCATAATCTCGATTTTTTGAACTTGTTCTTTAATGACATGTTTAAATTCTTTAATCACTAAATCATTTTGGAGAATTGTTTTCTCAGCCTTTTTAAGCTCATCCTTAAGCTGCTCTTTTGCGCTTACGTTTGCATCTAACTTTAACTTCAACCTATTGTTATCATATTCAAAGGCCAGCTTATCTTTTTTCAATTGTTCAATAACCATTTGGGAAGCTTCGCATTCTTTCTTCAATTGCTCGAGTTGAACATTTTTATGATTGATTTCATTTATCAATTCATCA carries:
- a CDS encoding glycosyltransferase family 2 protein, which encodes MVSHFDVSIIIVNYNGKKYFKDLFDSFLTLKASDISYEIIVVDNNSIDDSITYLKNNYEARIKNLKILNPGQNLGFAGGNNYGVKHANGEYIVFLNNDTRVEPDWLYNLYHGIKTSGAGIVSSKLVFFYDYLKVQVKTTDKLMLSTNITINGEPYRVDPKFCTNLLYEKDRLVCFGHTVFYIPVIDLEQGQTVVFDVIQHTENDRLVIGDVEKEVSEELGSTFIFNKNTIQTLKRTLVQNAGSGIDENYNGYDIGFCQEDQGQFSERTLINNACGAAMMMLKTDFDDVQGFDEYFFMYYEDTDLSYKIREKGKTIVYIPDSIVRHIHTGSSKEWSPFFVYHVYRNRLLFIFKHFSTQIYLKQWIKYILHVGKSVLLTSETKELKVAKAKAFIHALLQLPRYIKSKR
- a CDS encoding glycosyltransferase family 4 protein; translated protein: MKVLVLNPYFPTLGGGEKHMGYLCKFIENNYDSVEIDILVHNYNNIDINADDYPTIETFSDRFGIKLCHTKLKKLDLPKPGSLMEHYQNKKRIEKLSSGYDLFINFMYLSKHIGRAKRNIYSCMFPPQRSFHSGSLATRAVWRFLDFQFRRSYDYYLSNSLFTNHWLEYIWKTGKKNRIVYPPVFSEELLEKRASVNEERKDILLSVGRFFVGAHNKKQDWMIDFFIRNIERFKGWEYHLVGAVSSMEEDLKYIQGIQEKIKGYPIYLHLNCSLEELESLYREAKIFWHATGYMENDAEFPEKMEHFGITTVEAMSYGVVPVVINKGGQPEIVENEVNGYLWDDEQQLLELTLELMENNKQWEIVSKNCYKRADHFSIEKFYQKNKEIFDGISF